In Nocardia sp. NBC_00403, one DNA window encodes the following:
- a CDS encoding PP2C family protein-serine/threonine phosphatase → MTLVLRYAARSDRGLVRGNNEDSVYAGARLLALADGMGGHAAGEVASQLMIAALAHLDDDEPGDDLLGKLDAATHEGNAAIADHVEEEPELDGMGTTLTAILFAGKKLGLVHIGDSRAYLLRGGELTQITRDDTFVQSLVDEGRITAEQAHTHPQRSLIMRALTGNEIEPTLIMREARAGDRYLLCSDGLSDVVSDETIANTMREGSQDECADRLIELALRSGGPDNVTVVVADVIDLDYGQSHPIVAGAASGQDEDTPPPNTAAGRAAAMRPPRATPRRAPAAPEPPAKGKSHRLRWIVLAIALVVAVFVGLLVGYKMIRSNYYVAADNGQVVILRGLPGSVLGYSIHEVDLVGCVKSSGELTLEQPGRDLPPGCRVLKAADLKSTGRTQVDRGLPPTSLDKAKDQMKVLAQDELLPPCPVREQVPQPGVVPPVAPPPSSTGSPAPAPSEIPAPPPAGTEPSPGETRGTDVKTPTKSEPTAPTSTAAANPQIAGETCRVTD, encoded by the coding sequence GTGACACTTGTTCTCCGCTACGCAGCACGTAGCGACCGCGGTCTTGTCCGAGGCAACAACGAGGACTCCGTCTACGCGGGCGCACGCCTGCTCGCACTGGCCGACGGCATGGGTGGCCATGCCGCGGGCGAGGTGGCCTCCCAGTTGATGATCGCCGCACTGGCGCATCTCGACGACGACGAGCCCGGCGACGACCTCCTCGGCAAGCTCGACGCAGCCACCCACGAGGGCAATGCCGCGATCGCCGACCACGTCGAGGAAGAGCCCGAACTCGATGGCATGGGCACCACGCTCACCGCAATCCTGTTCGCGGGCAAGAAACTCGGCCTCGTCCACATCGGCGACTCCCGCGCGTACCTATTGCGCGGCGGCGAGCTGACCCAGATCACCAGAGACGACACGTTCGTCCAGTCACTGGTCGACGAGGGCCGGATCACCGCCGAGCAGGCGCACACCCATCCGCAACGCTCACTGATCATGCGTGCCCTCACCGGCAACGAGATCGAGCCGACGCTGATCATGCGCGAGGCTCGCGCCGGTGATCGCTACCTGCTGTGCTCCGACGGCCTGTCCGACGTGGTCAGCGACGAGACGATCGCCAACACCATGCGCGAGGGCAGCCAGGACGAATGTGCCGACCGGCTCATCGAGCTGGCCTTGCGCAGCGGCGGGCCGGACAACGTGACCGTCGTCGTCGCCGATGTCATCGATCTCGACTACGGGCAGAGCCATCCCATCGTCGCGGGCGCCGCCTCCGGTCAGGACGAGGACACCCCGCCGCCGAACACCGCGGCAGGCCGGGCGGCCGCCATGCGTCCGCCGCGCGCGACGCCACGGCGTGCCCCGGCGGCGCCGGAGCCGCCCGCGAAGGGCAAGTCGCACAGGCTGCGCTGGATTGTGCTCGCGATCGCCCTGGTGGTGGCCGTATTCGTCGGTCTGCTGGTCGGCTACAAGATGATTCGCAGCAACTATTACGTTGCCGCGGACAACGGCCAAGTGGTGATCCTGCGCGGGCTGCCCGGTTCGGTGCTCGGGTATTCGATCCATGAGGTCGATCTGGTCGGCTGCGTCAAATCCTCCGGTGAACTCACCCTGGAGCAGCCCGGCCGAGATCTGCCCCCTGGCTGCCGGGTGCTGAAGGCCGCCGATCTCAAGTCCACCGGGCGCACCCAAGTGGACCGTGGCCTGCCGCCGACTTCACTGGACAAGGCCAAGGACCAGATGAAGGTCCTCGCACAGGACGAGCTGCTGCCGCCGTGCCCGGTCCGTGAGCAGGTCCCGCAGCCAGGGGTTGTGCCGCCCGTGGCGCCGCCGCCGTCCTCGACCGGCAGCCCGGCGCCCGCCCCGAGCGAGATCCCGGCGCCGCCGCCCGCGGGGACCGAACCGAGTCCGGGTGAAACCAGGGGTACCGACGTCAAGACGCCGACCAAGTCGGAGCCGACGGCGCCGACGTCGACCGCGGCGGCGAACCCCCAGATCGCGGGGGAGACCTGCCGGGTGACGGACTGA
- a CDS encoding FHA domain-containing protein FhaB/FipA, translating into MQGLILQLTRTGFLLLLWLFVWAVLRTLRSDIYAASGIRIQPRAARGSAVLPSFSRGQKGAKYLVVTQGSLAGTRISLSTQPVLIGRADDSTLVLTDDYASTRHARLSPRGDDWYVEDLGSTNGTYLDRAKVTTAVRVPLGTPVRVGKTVIELRS; encoded by the coding sequence GTGCAGGGATTGATCTTGCAATTGACCCGTACGGGGTTCCTGCTGCTGCTATGGCTGTTCGTGTGGGCGGTACTGCGGACCTTGCGCAGCGACATCTACGCGGCATCCGGCATACGGATCCAGCCCAGGGCCGCACGCGGTTCCGCGGTGCTGCCTTCCTTCAGCCGAGGCCAGAAGGGCGCCAAATATCTTGTGGTGACTCAAGGTTCACTCGCCGGCACCCGCATCTCGCTCAGCACCCAACCGGTGCTGATCGGGCGGGCGGACGATTCCACGCTGGTACTCACAGATGATTACGCCTCCACCAGACACGCGCGGTTGTCTCCACGCGGTGACGACTGGTACGTCGAAGATCTCGGCTCGACGAACGGCACCTACCTCGACCGCGCGAAAGTCACTACCGCAGTCCGAGTTCCACTCGGAACTCCCGTCCGTGTCGGCAAAACAGTGATCGAGCTGCGATCGTGA
- a CDS encoding FhaA domain-containing protein, translating to MGIVSRFERRLQGAVDDAFARAFGGSVVPQEVEAALQREATDHVQDLGGGHQLAANNYVITINPSDYEQLVADHELTTRAFAKHLQDYIREQGWQTYGEVHVAFEASPTLHTGQFRASGRVDPDVGRRATPAHSPEPTPQRPANPQPGAGPMTQNSGYDPSREPAESDPRNRGYAPPPAGRGGPQNGAYREEYGRGGAPYPGGSDYQAPDSQQGYSDYQNGYDYQGGQAGYGQQSQPGYQEPGYGQQGYADRGGYGQQGGGYAEPDYGQQGYQEPGYGQPGYGQQSYGEPGYGQQGYGQPGYGEQGYAEPGYGQPQGYGQQPAYGEQGYAEPGYAEPGYAAPDEQGGYGQAYSQQPGYAAQPGYAAPAYSGGAPAGSGYSATLQLDDGSGRTYQLREGSNIIGRGQDAHFRLPDTGVSRRHIEVRWDGATAMLSDLGSTNGTLVNGSPVQDWQLADGDVIRAGHSEILIRIV from the coding sequence ATGGGCATCGTTTCACGGTTCGAGCGTCGTCTGCAGGGCGCCGTCGATGATGCGTTCGCCAGGGCTTTCGGCGGCAGTGTCGTGCCGCAGGAAGTGGAGGCTGCGCTGCAACGCGAAGCCACCGATCACGTCCAGGATCTGGGCGGCGGCCACCAGTTGGCGGCCAACAATTATGTGATCACGATCAACCCGTCCGATTACGAGCAACTCGTCGCGGATCATGAGCTCACGACCCGCGCGTTCGCCAAACACCTGCAGGACTACATCCGCGAGCAAGGCTGGCAGACCTACGGCGAAGTACACGTGGCGTTCGAGGCATCACCTACGCTGCACACCGGACAGTTCAGGGCGAGCGGCCGGGTCGATCCCGACGTCGGTCGTCGAGCCACACCAGCTCACAGCCCCGAGCCCACGCCACAACGACCTGCAAACCCGCAACCAGGAGCTGGCCCCATGACGCAGAACTCAGGCTACGACCCCAGCCGTGAGCCCGCGGAGTCCGATCCACGCAACCGCGGGTACGCACCACCACCCGCCGGGCGGGGCGGTCCGCAAAACGGTGCGTACCGCGAGGAGTACGGCCGCGGTGGCGCGCCGTATCCGGGCGGCTCCGACTACCAGGCGCCGGACTCCCAGCAGGGGTACAGCGACTACCAGAACGGCTACGACTACCAGGGCGGCCAGGCCGGCTACGGCCAGCAGAGCCAGCCCGGTTACCAGGAGCCGGGCTACGGGCAGCAGGGCTACGCCGACCGCGGTGGCTACGGCCAGCAAGGTGGTGGCTACGCCGAACCCGACTACGGTCAGCAGGGCTACCAGGAGCCGGGTTACGGTCAGCCCGGCTACGGCCAGCAAAGCTACGGCGAGCCCGGTTACGGGCAGCAGGGCTACGGTCAGCCCGGCTACGGTGAACAGGGTTACGCCGAGCCGGGTTATGGGCAGCCGCAGGGCTATGGCCAGCAACCGGCCTACGGTGAACAGGGTTACGCCGAACCCGGCTACGCCGAGCCGGGCTACGCCGCGCCCGACGAGCAGGGCGGCTACGGCCAGGCCTACTCGCAACAGCCCGGCTACGCCGCGCAACCCGGCTACGCCGCACCCGCCTACAGCGGGGGCGCTCCAGCCGGCTCGGGCTACTCGGCAACTCTTCAGCTCGATGACGGCAGCGGACGCACCTACCAGCTCCGTGAGGGCAGCAACATCATCGGCCGCGGTCAGGACGCCCACTTCCGCCTGCCCGACACCGGTGTATCGCGCAGGCACATCGAGGTCCGCTGGGACGGCGCGACCGCGATGCTTTCGGATCTGGGATCCACCAACGGCACCCTCGTCAATGGTTCCCCGGTGCAGGATTGGCAGCTCGCCGACGGAGATGTCATCCGTGCCGGGCATTCCGAGATCCTGATCCGTATCGTCTGA